One part of the Aspergillus fumigatus Af293 chromosome 7, whole genome shotgun sequence genome encodes these proteins:
- a CDS encoding polysaccharide lyase family 26 protein: protein MTGNLQWLTNYGHDSLAAGVSFGMPWPKGLYQPGQSFVIEENGREYAIDSREIAYWADGSLKWTAHSVSGHVGYSEGYTVKGTSESKDTDAGVFIEEGDSLTVTTRRGLQVTFAREGTSSLFGSLSLRGHALCSGATLVASINDTEYSAIVKKVEVENATNSRAVIKISGTMAASDSEHLPFDVRVCIYSDAIPIKILHSFVHDLDADEPLASLGIRFSVPLENTELYNRHIQFAGSNGGILKEEVQGLSGLRHGPTVKNRIDQSAGRAVTLKQEEWSRTDLRQGLSYIPSFDSYTLSQLSSDGFTIKKRTKQGCSWVKVTGGGRADGTVYLGSARHGGIAVGMSDFWERYPTQLDLTGLTQREGAITVWLYSPLAEPLDTAPYHDGLGLDSYEKQLHALDVTYEDYEPGFATANGIGRTNQFFLKPYTSTPSNQELSSFSALVRNPPRLIPAAEYMYSTGVFHGCWSPAHQQPASQEATIEHNLDLLFSHYQKQIEQHRWYGFWDHGDVQHTYDPYRHAWRYDVGGFAWDNSELSTDLWLWLYFLHTRRADVFKMAEAITRHTSEVDTYHTGRFKGFGTRHGVQHFSDSSKQLRISNVLYKRIYYYLTGDERIGDLISEQQDCQFALLTLDSHRKVQAHADIPDGFAMTNIGLDCGALAAAWLTAWERRTEGWEHCRDHLIKLLDGIARLKHGIGNNAILLNPTTGEIRECPPPTPEYAISHLSMLFGFPEIFAELLDYARDVDPATVDRFMAVWLSYCKAYNGGAEVQRREFGFAFPDHATWRQSHSTLTAFAAVQLKSAELARAAWDQFLHTDGYTEEHDWRVVETAPPEYFTHGEEAAWITTNEAARYGVSAMFNLANIREYLR, encoded by the coding sequence ATGACGGGCAATCTGCAGTGGCTAACTAACTATGGCCATGATTCGCTGGCGGCCGGAGTCTCCTTTGGTATGCCTTGGCCAAAAGGCCTGTATCAGCCGGGCCAGTCATTTGTCATAGAAGAGAATGGTCGGGAATATGCTATAGATTCGAGAGAAATAGCCTACTGGGCAGACGGCTCGCTCAAATGGACGGCGCATTCGGTCAGTGGACACGTTGGGTACAGCGAGGGGTACACTGTCAAAGGCACCTCCGAATCCAAGGACACCGATGCTGGTGTCTTCATCGAGGAAGGTGATAGTCTCACAGTCACTACGCGCCGTGGACTGCAGGTCACATTTGCACGCGAGGGGACTTCGTCCTTGTTCGGAAGCCTTTCGCTGCGTGGCCACGCGTTGTGTTCTGGCGCCACACTTGTCGCGTCCATCAATGACACGGAGTATTCGGCCATTGTCAAGAAAGTTGAGGTCGAGAATGCCACGAACTCAAGAGCAGTCATCAAGATCTCCGGGACAATGGCTGCCTCTGACTCCGAGCACCTCCCGTTCGATGTGCGCGTCTGTATATACTCCGATGCGATACCCATCAAGATCCTGCACTCTTTCGTCCACGATCTAGACGCAGATGAACCTCTAGCCTCGCTGGGTATCCGTTTCTCTGTCCCTCTGGAGAATACGGAGCTCTATAACCGGCACATACAGTTTGCAGGCTCCAATGGAGGCATCCTCAAGGAAGAGGTCCAGGGACTGTCTGGGTTACGACACGGTCCGACAGTCAAGAACAGGATTGATCAATCAGCAGGACGGGCTGTCACTCTCAAGCAAGAAGAGTGGTCCAGGACTGATCTCCGCCAAGGTCTCTCGTACATTCCTTCGTTCGATTCTTACACCCTCTCGCAGCTATCCTCGGACGGCTTCACCATCAAGAAACGAACAAAACAGGGCTGCTCCTGGGTCAAGGTAACCGGCGGTGGTCGCGCAGATGGAACCGTGTATCTAGGCTCAGCCAGACACGGCGGCATAGCAGTTGGCATGTCCGACTTCTGGGAACGGTACCCGACTCAGCTTGACCTGACCGGGCTCACTCAGCGCGAGGGTGCGATCACCGTGTGGCTTTACTCTCCCCTTGCAGAACCGCTCGATACTGCCCCTTACCATGATGGACTTGGGCTGGACTCGTACGAGAAACAGCTGCACGCACTCGACGTCACATACGAGGACTACGAGCCGGGCTTTGCCACTGCCAACGGCATCGGAAGGACGAACCAATTCTTCCTCAAACCGTACACATCTACCCCTTCCAACCAGGAACTCAGCTCTTTCTCGGCCCTCGTTAGGAATCCTCCCCGTCTGATCCCAGCAGCCGAGTACATGTACTCCACCGGCGTCTTCCACGGCTGCTGGTCACCCGCCCACCAACAGCCCGCATCGCAGGAAGCCACCATCGAGCACAACCTCGACCTTTTATTCAGCCACTACCAGAAACAGATAGAGCAACACCGCTGGTACGGCTTCTGGGACCACGGCGACGTGCAGCACACCTACGACCCCTACCGGCACGCCTGGCGCTACGACGTGGGCGGCTTCGCCTGGGACAACTCGGAGCTCTCGACCGATCTCTGGCTGTGGCTGTACTTCCTGCATACCAGGCGCGCGGACGTCTTcaagatggccgaggcaATAACCCGACACACCAGCGAGGTAGACACCTACCACACCGGCCGGTTCAAGGGTTTCGGCACGCGGCACGGCGTCCAGCATTTCAGCGATAGCTCGAAGCAGCTGCGTATATCCAACGTGCTCTATAAACGGATATACTATTACCTCACTGGCGACGAGCGCATCGGCGATTTGATCTCCGAGCAGCAGGATTGCCAATTCGCTCTGCTGACTCTCGACTCGCACCGAAAGGTGCAAGCGCACGCCGATATCCCCGACGGCTTCGCCATGACGAACATCGGTCTTGACTGCGGCGCACTCGCGGCAGCATGGTTGACGGCCTGGGAACGACGGACTGAGGGCTGGGAGCACTGCCGCGATCACTTGATCAAGTTGCTAGACGGCATCGCGCGCCTCAAACACGGCATCGGCAACAATGCTATCCTGCTGAACCCCACCACGGGGGAGATCCGCGAATGCCCCCCGCCAACGCCCGAGTACGCCATCTCCCACCTCTCTATGCTCTTCGGGTTCCCGGAGATATTTGCAGAGCTTCTTGACTACGCGCGCGACGTGGACCCGGCCACTGTAGATAGGTTCATGGCGGTATGGCTTTCCTATTGCAAAGCGTATAATGGCGGCGCGGAAGTCCAGCGCAGGGAATTCGGGTTCGCGTTCCCGGATCATGCGACCTGGCGACAGAGCCATTCGACGCTTACGGCGTTTGCGGCTGTCCAGCTGAAGAGTGCGGAGTTGGCTCGCGCGGCTTGGGACCAGTTCTTGCATACGGATGGGTATACGGAGGAGCATGACTGGAGGGTTGTTGAGACGGCGCCGCCAGAGTACTTTACGCATGGGGAGGAGGCTGCGTGGATTACGACGAATGAGGCTGCGAGGTACGGTGTGTCTGCTATGTTCAATCTGGCGAATATCAGGGAGTATCTAAGATAG
- a CDS encoding putative CTP synthase, giving the protein MKYVLVSGGVISGVGKGIIASSCGLLLKTAGLAVSSIKIDPYLNPDAGLMNPLEHGECFVLDDGGEADLDLGNYERYLGVTLGRDNNITTGKIYQHVIEKERRGDYLGKTVQIVPHLTNEIQNWVERVAKVPVDESGREPDVCIIELGGTVGDIESAPFVEAMSQLQRRAGKNNFLEIHVSYVPLIGSEQKTKPTQRAISDVRSAGLRPDLIACRCETPLEESTIQKIANACQVERDQVVGVHNVSTTYQVPILLEKQGFLNTIKELLHIDSVPKDPKLIEQGKVIWQEWQGLAISQDRVFETVSIALVGKYTTLHDSYMSVSKALEHSAMHCKKKLDLIWVESSHLEDEHKETNPAEYYKAWHSVSTANGILVPGGFGERGTEGMIKSAQWARTNNVPYLGVCLGMQVAVIEYARNVCGLTGAGSEEFHENCEHSAIVYMPEIDKTKMGGTMRLGKRATHFQPGTEWSRLRKLYGDKQEIWERHRHRYEVNPELVDQLEQAGLSFVGKDDSGKRMEIIELKDHKWFVGVQFHPEYLSRVLAPSKTFLGFFAASAGCLEEITEVFKDRHDLSHRELKIPLH; this is encoded by the exons ATGAAGTACGTTCTGGTCTCTGGAG GTGTCATTTCTGGCGTCGGCAAAGGCATCATCGCAAGCAGTTGCGGGTTGCTGCTCAAGACTGCCGGTCTGGCCGTCTCGAGTATCAAGATTGATCCATACCTCAATCCGGATGCCGGTCTTATGAACCCTCTAGA ACACGGAGAATGCTTCGTTCTCGATGACGGCGGTGAGGCCGACCTCGACCTCGGAAACTACGAGCGCTACCTCGGAGTCACTCTCGGGCGGGacaacaacatcaccacTGGGAAGATCTACCAACACGTCATTGAGAAGGAGCGTCGCGGTGATTACCTGGGAAAGACAGTTCAGATCGTGCCACACCTTACCAACGAGATCCAAAACTGGGTGGAACGGGTTGCCAAGGTTCCTGTGGATGAGTCAGGGCGGGAACCCGACGTTTGCATCATCGAGTTGGGCGGTACTGTTGGAGACATTGAAAGCGCACCTTTTGTGGAGGCGATGAGTCAGCTCCAACGGCGGGCCGGCAAGAACAACTTCTTGGAGATCCACGTCAGCTACGTCCCTCTGATCGGCTCGGAGCAAAAGACCAAGCCTACCCAGAGAGCCATTAGCGATGTTCGCAGTGCTGGTCTCAGGCCGGATCTGATCGCCTGTCGCTGCGAAACCCCTCTTGAAGAGAGCACCATCCAGAAAATCGCCAATGCGTGCCAGGTGGAGCGGGATCAGGTCGTCGGAGTTCACAACGTGTCGACCACTTACCAGGTGCCGATTCTCCTGGAGAAGCAGGGCTTCCTCAACACTATCAAGGAACTGTTGCACATTGACTCGGTTCCGAAGGATCCCAAGCTCATCGAGCAGGGTAAGGTGATCTGGCAGGAATGGCAGGGTCTTGCTATTAGCCAGGACCGTGTCTTTGAGACTGTCTCTATCGCCCTTGTCGGCAAGTACACCACTTTGCATGATTCATATATGAGCGTGAGCAAGGCGCTCGAGCACTCTGCCATGCAttgcaagaagaagcttgacctCATTTGGGTCGAGTCCTCTCACCTGGAGGACGAGCACAAGGAGACCAACCCAGCCGAGTACTACAAGGCGTGGCACTCGGTTTCAACCGCCAACGGAATTCTGGTTCCT GGTGGTTTTGGCGAGCGTGGTACCGAGGGCATGATCAAGAGTGCCCAATGGGCTCGTACGAACAATGTTCCTTACCTGGGTGTGTGCCTGGGTATGCAGGTGGCCGTTATTGAGTACGCTCGCAACGTGTGCGGGTTGACTGGAGCTGGTAGTGAGGAGTTCCACGAGAATTGCGAGCATTCTGCGATCGTCTACATGCCTGAGATTGACAAGACCAAGATGGGAGGCACCATGCGACTCGGCAAGCGGGCCACTCACTTCCAGCCCGGCACCGAATGGTCCCGCCTGCGGAAGCTGTACGGAGACAAGCAGGAGATCTGGGAGCGACACCGTCACCGTTACGAGGTTAACCCCGAACTCGTCGACCAGCTCGAACAGGCTGGGTTGAGCTTTGTCGGTAAGGATGACAGCGGCAAGCGTATGGAGATTATCGAACTCAAGGACCACAAGTGGTTCGTCGGCGTGCAATTCCACCCCGAGTATCTCAGCCGAGTGCTTGCGCCCAGCAAGACcttccttggcttcttcgCTGCGTCTGCCGGCTGCCTCGAGGAGATCACCGAGGTGTTCAAGGATCGCCACGACCTGAGCCACCGCGAGTTGAAGATCCCCCTCCACTAG
- a CDS encoding putative MFS alpha-glucoside transporter, whose protein sequence is MAAHQEDVTDPTTVTVIREKDEEHYVVAEDIAKGAQKATDDEHAMGLREGLRKYPKAVFWSIWFSSALIMEGFDHSFVSGFMAFPAFQRRYGVLTTNGSYQIPANLQAAVSNGVNAGEIVGLLLNGLLCDWFGYRWLMMGSLFLMGCCIFLQFFATDIYMYIGAEVLMGLPWGVFQTITTTYAAEVCPNVLRPYLTMLVSLAWSIGYLTGTCVLRGFLSMSGEWAYRTPFALQWALPIPLAIGIYLAPESPWWLIRKGRTEDAAQSLRRLRTNAASEEEIADTLAMMLHTVKIEDAMNASSSYWDLFRGVDRRRTEITVFTYLIQELCAPLVAYIVYFLEQSGLDPSSSFDFGIGEYALAIVGVFVAWCLVPRVGRRTLLLSGTCFMTATTILIGFLGIVSRKTHPKIGYGIGTILLIEYFVFFITIGPIIYTIVTEIPSNALRTKSVGLARALYNAGVLVYGQLAPRMMQQAAWNWGAKCGFFFGGIMGLSLLWAYFRVPETKNRTFAEVDLLFKSKVPARKFRETRVDLAREEVREEDMEWFSL, encoded by the coding sequence ATGGCCGCTCACCAGGAAGACGTGACAGACCCTACCACCGTGACGGTGATCCGGGAAAAAGACGAGGAACACTACGTCGTGGCCGAAGACATTGCCAAAGGCGCGCAAAAGGCCACGGACGATGAGCACGCCATGGGCCTGAGGGAGGGTCTGCGCAAGTACCCCAAGGCCGTTTTCTGGTCCATCTGGTTCTCGTCAGCACTCATCATGGAAGGCTTCGACCATTCCTTCGTCAGCGGGTTCATGGCTTTCCCGGCCTTCCAGAGGAGGTATGGTGTTCTCACCACCAACGGGTCCTACCAGATTCCAGCAAACCTCCAAGCGGCCGTCAGCAATGGAGTAAATGCGGGAGAGATTGTCGGTCTCCTGCTTAACGGTCTGCTGTGCGATTGGTTCGGCTACCGCTGGCTGATGATGggctctctcttcctcatgGGGTGTTGTATTTTCTTGCAATTCTTTGCAACCGATATCTACATGTACATCGGCGCGGAGGTCCTGATGGGCCTCCCCTGGGGTGTCTTCCAGACGATCACCACCACCTATGCCGCCGAGGTATGCCCCAACGTGCTGCGGCCCTACCTGACTATGCTGGTCTCGCTGGCCTGGAGTATCGGGTACCTCACGGGGACCTGTGTCCTCCGTGGGTTCCTGAGCATGTCGGGCGAATGGGCCTACCGCACCCCCTTTGCGCTGCAGTGGGCTCTACCCATCCCGCTGGCCATCGGCATTTACCTCGCCCCGGAATCGCCATGGTGGCTGATCCGCAAGGGCCGCACCGAGGACGCTGCCCAGTCCCTCCGCCGGCTGCGTACCAACGCcgccagcgaagaagagataGCCGACACGctggccatgatgctgcaCACGGTGAAGATCGAGGACGCGATGAACGCGTCCAGCTCGTACTGGGATTTGTTCCGGGGCGTCGACCGCCGCCGCACGGAGATCACCGTCTTCACCTACCTCATCCAGGAACTGTGCGCCCCGCTGGTGGCGTACATAGTCTATTTTCTCGAGCAGTCCGGCCTCGAtccctcgtcgtccttcGACTTTGGTATTGGCGAGTATGCACTCGCCATCGTGGGGGTGTTTGTCGCGTGGTGTCTGGTCCCGCGGGTGGGTCGCCGCACCCTCCTCCTGTCCGGAACCTGCTTCATGACGGCGACGACTATCCTGATCGGCTTCCTGGGGATCGTCAGCCGCAAGACCCATCCCAAGATCGGGTACGGGATTGGCACAATCCTGCTGATCGAGTACTTTGTGTTTTTCATAACGATCGGTCCGATCATCTACACCATTGTCACCGAAATCCCGTCAAACGCTCTGCGGACGAAGAGCGTCGGGCTCGCCCGAGCGCTCTATAACGCCGGCGTCCTGGTGTACGGGCAGCTGGCGCCGCGTATGATGCAGCAGGCGGCATGGAACTGGGGGGCCAAGTGTGGGTTTTTCTTTGGGGGGATCATGGGGCTCAGTCTTCTTTGGGCGTACTTCCGGGTCCCTGAGACGAAGAACCGGACGTTTGCCGAGGTGGATCTCCTGTTCAAGAGCAAGGTCCCCGCGAGGAAGTTTCGGGAGACGCGAGTTGATCTGGCGAGGGAGGAGGTTCGAGAGGAAGACATGGAGTGGTTTAGTCTTTGA